One window from the genome of Nicotiana tomentosiformis chromosome 5, ASM39032v3, whole genome shotgun sequence encodes:
- the LOC138892917 gene encoding uncharacterized protein, translated as MVTFESLWQSCNLGFSKLISTTLTWERIDKEEASIRENKFRKGNSDYGGPSKKGKFDYSKTCGKNHYGVCRRAFGACFNCESLDYKVKDCPNPNPFSYTYTEGSVQKPVTTHSPANSGARARNVQAVGLGGANQASRSRSTTRVYAMRQRNDQDGPDMVVGKFHLFGISVVTLFDPGSSHSYICSSLAFSDTVKSVRLDFDVLVTSPLGHQAVVNRIYLDCPFMIQNLAFLAELLEMPFQDYNVIVGMDWIHRYHALVDCRLKQVTFENPAYSHIVVQGEISLTSNIISAVLARKMICQGCDTYLAHIVDTRLESPSLKDIPIVCDFSDVFSDDLRGLPPERGIKFPIELVPGTTLISITPYRMAPAELKELKAQLQELLEKGFILPSISPWGAPVLFVKKKNDTLRLCIDYR; from the exons ATGGTTACATTCGAAAGTCTATGGCAATCTTGCAACTTGGGTTTTTCCAAGCTAATTTCTACTACTCTTACTTGGGAAAGAATTGACAAGGAAGAAGCTAGTATAAGAGAAAACAAGTTTAGGAAGGGTAATTCAGATTATGGCGGTCCATCCAAAAAGGGAAAGTTTGACTATTCCAAGACT TGCGGGAAGAATCACTATGGCGTCTGCAGAAGAGCTTTTGGTGCTTGTTTTAATTGTGAAAGTCTAGATTATAAAGTGAAGGATTGTCCTAATCCTAATCCTTTTTCTTATACATATACAGAGGGCTCAGTTCAAAAGCCTGTCACTACTCATTCTCCAGCTAATAGTGGTGCAAGAGCTAGAAATGTGCAAGCAGTGGGTTTGGGTGGAGCTAATCAGGCTAGTAGGTCGAGATCTACTACACGAGTCTATGCTATGAGACAGAGGAATGACCAAGATGGCCCGGACATGGTTGTTGGTAAATTTCACTTATTTGGCATATCTGTTGTTACATTATTTGATCCTGGATCTTCGCACTCTTATATTTGCTCATCACTTGCATTTTCTGATACTGTTAAATCTGTGAGACTTGACTTTGATGTGCTAGTCACGAGTCCATTAGGTCATCAGGCTGTTGTTAACAGGATTTACCTGGATTGTCCATTCATGATTCAAAATCTGGCCTTCCTTGCAGAATTGCTTGAAATGCCCTTCCAAGACTATAATGTTATTGTTGGTATGGATTGGATCCATAGGTACCATGCATTGGTTGATTGTAGGTTGAAGCAAGTGACTTTTGAAAATCCTGCATATTCACACATAGTAGTTCAAGGAGAAATATCATTGACATCTAATATTATTTCTGCGGTCTTGGCAAGGAAGATGATTTGTCAAGGTTGTGATACATATCTTGCTCATATAGTCGATACACGATTGGAGAGTCCAAGTCTTAAGGACATACCCATCGTGTGTGACTTTTCTGATGTATTTTCTGATGATCTTCGTGGGTTGCCTCCAGAAAGGGGGATTAAATTTCCTATAGAGCTTGTCCCTGGAACTACTCTTATTTCTATCActccttatagaatggctccAGCTGAATTAAAAGAGTTGAAGGCTCAATTGCAAGAACTTCTTGAGAAAGGTTTTATCCTTCCTAGTATTTCGCCTTGGGGAGCTCCtgttttatttgtgaaaaagaaaaatgacacTCTTAGGCTTTGCATTGATTACCGTTAG